From one Bacillus sp. Marseille-P3661 genomic stretch:
- the spoIIE gene encoding stage II sporulation protein E translates to MQQKIERELAIPAQSNQFFERFIGQLAARLESIFVKKGLLLLMVGFLLGRAFILAKIAPFALPYFAAVYLMRKEKAGQAAIAVVLGALSTSLPSAGFVFGTIGAFFIFKILLLKISVDKLKMIPLTVMLSCLTTRLSLTYVLNHEITYYDMMMSGIEAGLSYILTLIFIQSVPLLSVRRRKQTLKNEEIICLIILLASVLTGTIGWTVYDLSVEHILSRYLVVMFAFIGGAAIGSTVGVVTGLILSLANVASLYQMSLLAFSGLLGGLLKDGKKFGVGVGLLIGTLLIGLYGEGTNDILPTFIESCIAMLLFFITPQNAISKLARYIPGTEEHAQEQQLYLRKIRDVTAKRVEQFSNLFQTLSNSFNNQSLLSDVDEDSKDIDLFLSSVTEKTCQTCFKKTKCWEQNFNTTYDYMVEIMRESEQKPDQPNRILQKEFEKHCVRSPKVWDTIQQELTFYHANQKLRKQVKESRRLVADQLLGVSQVMEDFAKEIQRERENHQHQEELLVEALSSMGIELGQIDIYNLKEGNVDIEISIPYCNGSGECEKVIAPMLSDILGETIIVKKEDCATYPNGYCQVSLGSARAYVVDTGVAHAAKGGMFISGDSYSTIELGAGKYAIAISDGMGNGERAHLESNETLVLLQKILQSGIEEKVAIKSVNSVLSLRTTDEIFSTLDLAMIDLQDANVKFLKIGSSPSFIKRGDSVKKVESSNLPMGIIQEFDVDVVSDQLKSGDLLIMMSDGVFEGPKHVENYDVWMKRKLKEIKSNDPQEIADIILEEVIRTGGQIADDMTVIVAKIQHNTPRWASIPVYPRKKAQ, encoded by the coding sequence ATGCAACAAAAAATAGAGAGGGAATTAGCCATTCCTGCACAATCAAACCAATTTTTTGAACGTTTTATTGGACAACTAGCTGCACGGTTGGAGAGTATTTTTGTGAAAAAAGGTTTACTTCTTCTAATGGTAGGCTTTTTACTTGGACGGGCTTTTATTCTAGCGAAAATTGCGCCATTTGCTTTGCCTTATTTTGCAGCGGTTTATTTAATGCGTAAAGAAAAAGCAGGCCAAGCAGCAATTGCTGTCGTCTTAGGGGCGTTATCCACCTCTCTTCCTAGTGCAGGATTTGTATTTGGAACAATCGGAGCGTTCTTTATCTTTAAAATACTATTGTTGAAAATAAGCGTAGACAAACTCAAGATGATCCCGTTGACAGTAATGCTGTCGTGTTTAACGACAAGGTTGTCATTAACTTATGTGTTAAATCATGAGATCACTTATTATGACATGATGATGAGCGGAATAGAAGCAGGCTTAAGTTATATATTAACGTTAATATTCATTCAAAGTGTACCATTGCTTTCTGTTCGTCGTCGCAAGCAAACTTTGAAAAATGAAGAAATTATCTGTCTTATCATTTTATTGGCATCTGTTTTGACAGGGACGATTGGTTGGACGGTATATGATTTATCAGTAGAACATATATTGTCTAGATATTTAGTAGTTATGTTTGCGTTTATTGGTGGTGCTGCTATCGGTTCAACGGTAGGTGTTGTAACAGGCTTAATTTTAAGTCTTGCTAATGTAGCTAGTTTATACCAAATGAGTTTGCTTGCATTTTCGGGCTTATTAGGTGGTTTATTAAAAGATGGTAAAAAGTTTGGTGTTGGGGTGGGATTGTTAATCGGTACCCTTTTAATTGGTTTATATGGCGAGGGTACAAACGATATTTTACCGACGTTTATTGAATCGTGTATTGCGATGTTACTATTTTTCATAACCCCACAAAATGCAATCTCTAAGCTAGCGCGCTATATTCCAGGTACAGAAGAACATGCCCAAGAGCAGCAATTATATTTACGGAAAATTAGAGATGTTACTGCCAAGCGTGTAGAGCAATTTTCCAACCTATTTCAGACTCTATCTAATAGTTTCAATAACCAAAGCTTATTATCAGATGTGGATGAGGATAGTAAAGATATAGACCTCTTCTTAAGCTCCGTTACAGAAAAAACGTGCCAGACGTGTTTTAAGAAAACAAAGTGTTGGGAACAGAACTTTAATACAACCTATGACTATATGGTAGAAATTATGCGTGAAAGTGAACAAAAACCGGATCAACCTAATCGAATTTTACAAAAGGAGTTTGAAAAGCATTGTGTTCGCTCGCCAAAGGTGTGGGATACTATTCAACAGGAGCTTACTTTTTATCATGCGAATCAAAAGTTACGCAAACAAGTAAAGGAGAGCAGGAGACTTGTGGCTGACCAGTTATTGGGTGTTTCGCAAGTCATGGAGGATTTTGCGAAAGAGATACAGCGTGAGCGTGAAAATCATCAGCATCAGGAAGAATTATTAGTGGAAGCGCTGTCAAGTATGGGGATAGAACTCGGTCAAATTGATATATATAACTTAAAGGAAGGGAATGTTGATATAGAAATAAGTATACCGTATTGCAATGGAAGTGGAGAGTGTGAGAAGGTAATTGCCCCAATGTTATCGGATATTTTAGGTGAGACCATTATTGTGAAAAAAGAAGATTGTGCAACATATCCAAATGGCTATTGTCAGGTTTCTTTAGGATCAGCACGAGCCTATGTTGTTGATACCGGAGTTGCTCATGCTGCAAAAGGAGGAATGTTTATATCCGGAGATAGTTATTCTACGATTGAGTTAGGTGCAGGGAAATATGCGATCGCCATAAGCGATGGAATGGGAAATGGTGAACGAGCACATCTTGAAAGCAATGAAACACTAGTGTTACTTCAAAAAATTCTTCAGTCTGGAATCGAGGAAAAGGTAGCTATTAAATCGGTTAATTCGGTGTTATCACTTCGGACAACTGATGAGATTTTTTCCACTTTAGATTTAGCGATGATAGATCTACAGGATGCAAACGTGAAATTTTTAAAAATTGGTTCTTCGCCAAGTTTTATTAAAAGAGGGGATAGTGTAAAAAAGGTAGAATCTAGTAACTTACCAATGGGGATCATCCAAGAGTTTGATGTTGATGTAGTAAGTGATCAGTTAAAATCAGGTGATTTATTAATCATGATGAGTGACGGCGTTTTTGAAGGACCGAAACATGTGGAGAATTATGATGTATGGATGAAGAGAAAGTTAAAGGAAATTAAATCCAACGACCCACAAGAAATTGCCGATATTATTTTAGAAGAAGTTATTAGGACAGGAGGGCAAATAGCTGATGATATGACTGTAATAGTAGCTAAAATCCAACATAATACACCACGGTGGGCGTCTATACCGGTTTACCCACGTAAAAAAGCCCAATAA
- the ftsH gene encoding ATP-dependent zinc metalloprotease FtsH: protein MNRIFRNTIFYLLIFLVVIGVVSFFNGNNQQTETLTYDQFMTHLENGDIKSLSIQPERRVYEIRGQLSNYEEGQFFVTFVLETEAASDFLEVLRTNAEVVIEPAEETSGWVTFFTSIIPFIIIFILFFFLLNQAQGGGSRVMNFGKSKARLYSEEKKKVKFKDVAGADEEKQELVEVVEFLKDPRKFAALGARIPKGVLLVGPPGTGKTLLARAVAGEAGVPFFSISGSDFVEMFVGVGASRVRDLFENAKKNAPCIIFIDEIDAVGRQRGAGLGGGHDEREQTLNQLLVEMDGFGANEGIIIIAATNRPDILDPALLRPGRFDRQITVDRPDVKGREAVLHVHARNKPLADDVNLKTIALRTPGFSGADLENLLNEAALVAARFDRKQVTSEDIDEAIDRVIAGPAKKSRVISQKERNIVAYHEAGHTIIGVVLDEADMVHKVTIVPRGQAGGYAVMLPKEDRYFMTKPELLDKITGLLGGRVAEELVLGEVSTGAHNDFQRATNIARKMVTEYGMSDKLGPMQFGQASGGQVFLGRDINSEQNYSDAIAHDIDMEIQRIIRECYDKAKKILTDYSEQHHLIAKTLLEIETLDAEQIKHLFDHGTLPNGKSEKVSLTKESTIESNDDVKVNISSKKEEDETKE, encoded by the coding sequence ATGAATCGGATCTTCCGTAATACAATTTTTTATTTATTAATTTTCTTAGTCGTAATCGGTGTTGTTAGCTTTTTTAATGGTAATAACCAACAAACCGAAACGCTAACGTATGACCAATTCATGACTCACCTGGAGAATGGAGATATTAAGTCTCTTTCGATTCAGCCAGAACGAAGAGTTTATGAAATAAGAGGTCAGTTAAGCAATTATGAAGAAGGTCAGTTTTTCGTTACATTTGTATTGGAAACTGAAGCCGCATCTGATTTCTTAGAAGTCTTAAGAACAAACGCAGAAGTGGTGATTGAACCAGCAGAGGAAACAAGTGGATGGGTCACATTCTTCACATCTATTATTCCGTTCATCATTATATTTATCTTGTTCTTCTTCTTATTAAACCAAGCGCAAGGCGGCGGAAGTCGTGTAATGAACTTTGGTAAAAGTAAGGCAAGATTATATAGTGAAGAAAAGAAAAAAGTTAAGTTTAAAGATGTAGCTGGAGCAGATGAGGAAAAGCAAGAGCTTGTTGAGGTTGTAGAGTTCTTAAAGGATCCTCGAAAATTTGCAGCATTAGGTGCTCGTATTCCTAAAGGTGTTCTCCTTGTTGGTCCTCCGGGTACTGGTAAAACATTGTTAGCTCGTGCTGTTGCAGGTGAAGCGGGTGTTCCGTTCTTCTCAATTAGTGGTTCGGACTTCGTGGAAATGTTTGTAGGGGTGGGTGCATCCCGTGTTCGTGATTTATTTGAAAATGCAAAAAAGAATGCACCTTGTATTATCTTTATTGATGAAATAGATGCGGTTGGTCGCCAACGTGGGGCTGGTTTAGGTGGGGGTCACGATGAACGTGAACAAACACTAAACCAATTACTAGTTGAAATGGATGGTTTTGGCGCTAATGAAGGTATTATTATTATCGCTGCTACAAACCGCCCAGATATTCTAGATCCTGCTTTACTACGTCCTGGTCGCTTCGACCGTCAAATAACAGTAGATCGCCCGGATGTAAAAGGGCGTGAAGCAGTGTTACACGTTCATGCTAGAAATAAACCACTTGCTGACGATGTAAACTTAAAGACAATTGCGCTTCGAACACCGGGATTTTCTGGTGCTGATCTTGAAAACCTTCTCAATGAAGCGGCCCTAGTAGCTGCCAGATTTGATCGAAAACAAGTTACTTCTGAAGATATCGATGAAGCAATTGATCGTGTTATTGCAGGGCCTGCAAAGAAGAGTAGGGTTATCTCTCAGAAGGAACGAAACATTGTTGCCTACCATGAGGCTGGTCATACAATTATCGGTGTAGTGTTGGATGAAGCAGATATGGTTCATAAAGTAACGATTGTCCCTCGAGGTCAAGCTGGTGGTTACGCAGTTATGTTGCCAAAAGAAGATCGCTATTTTATGACAAAGCCAGAATTGCTTGATAAAATTACAGGTTTATTAGGTGGTCGAGTTGCAGAGGAATTGGTGCTTGGTGAAGTAAGTACAGGTGCGCATAATGACTTCCAAAGAGCAACAAATATTGCTCGAAAGATGGTTACAGAATATGGTATGAGTGATAAATTAGGTCCAATGCAATTTGGCCAGGCATCAGGTGGTCAAGTTTTCCTTGGACGTGACATCAATAGTGAACAAAACTATAGTGATGCAATCGCTCATGATATTGATATGGAAATTCAACGTATCATTAGAGAATGTTATGATAAGGCTAAAAAGATTCTTACCGACTATTCAGAGCAACATCATTTAATTGCCAAAACTCTATTAGAAATTGAAACATTGGATGCTGAACAAATTAAGCATTTGTTCGATCATGGTACACTTCCTAATGGTAAAAGTGAAAAGGTATCCTTGACAAAGGAATCAACTATAGAGTCAAATGATGATGTAAAAGTGAATATTAGCAGTAAGAAGGAAGAAGACGAAACAAAAGAGTAA
- a CDS encoding vWA domain-containing protein: MDTSKLRRRLGMKKGTLKQILLITDGCSNTGEDPIAMAALAKEQGITVNVIGVMQNDNVGDDGRNEIDGIAMSGGGISQIVFSQQLSQTVQMVTRKAMTQTLQGVVNSELKQILGNSGTMEDLPPEKRGEVMEVVDELGETVDLEVLILVDTSASMRDKLPTVKEALFDLSISLNSRIGQNQFSIFAFPGKRKDVEKILDWRPKLDSISSVFPKLTSGGITPTGPALKEAIQFFKSKKQRSLRSMISRDEYIEESGI; this comes from the coding sequence ATGGATACTAGTAAATTGAGGAGGAGATTAGGTATGAAAAAAGGGACTTTAAAGCAAATATTGCTTATTACTGATGGATGTTCAAATACAGGGGAAGATCCAATTGCAATGGCAGCGCTCGCGAAAGAGCAAGGAATAACTGTTAACGTTATTGGAGTTATGCAAAATGATAATGTAGGTGACGATGGAAGAAACGAGATAGACGGAATTGCAATGAGTGGGGGCGGTATTAGTCAAATCGTATTTTCACAACAGCTTTCTCAAACGGTTCAGATGGTTACAAGAAAAGCGATGACGCAAACACTGCAAGGGGTGGTGAATTCTGAGTTAAAGCAAATATTAGGGAATAGTGGTACGATGGAAGATCTGCCGCCAGAAAAGCGCGGTGAAGTGATGGAAGTTGTCGATGAATTAGGTGAAACAGTAGATTTGGAGGTGCTGATACTCGTTGATACAAGTGCTAGTATGAGAGATAAACTACCGACCGTAAAGGAGGCACTTTTCGATTTATCAATTAGTTTGAATTCAAGGATTGGACAAAATCAGTTCTCTATCTTTGCATTTCCCGGGAAAAGGAAAGATGTTGAAAAAATATTAGATTGGAGACCGAAACTAGATTCTATTTCTAGTGTATTTCCAAAACTAACTTCCGGTGGGATTACTCCAACTGGTCCTGCTCTTAAGGAAGCTATTCAATTCTTCAAATCCAAGAAACAAAGATCATTAAGGAGTATGATCTCACGTGATGAATACATCGAAGAATCCGGAATTTAA
- the tilS gene encoding tRNA lysidine(34) synthetase TilS, which translates to MKLEKVDHFINSYNLLEKGSTIIVGVSGGIDSIALLHYLWTKREIWSLKIVVAHVDHMFRGQQSKDDLLFVQDYCKKLNIEFEGVSMDVPEFAAAKQISSQAAARECRYEFYKTVIHKYHGRYLALAHHGDDQIETMLMRMVRGSYGQAVAGIPLKRPFEHGMIIRPFLCLTKSEIEQYVVLSNLSYREDPSNEKDDYQRNRFRHHVLPFLRKENPNVAERFQTLSQMLTEDHQLLERLAEEELAKCIIHKEEMEIIFSINVIISLPISLQRRCIQLILNYLYKDIPSNVTTIHINQVLSLLDNDHPSGQLNFPKGLIVRRSYQQCSMAFEKKMQNVDSYYYNLSIPGEILVNGKYLIEAEWVSEVPEKVKGMDYFLCDSKGISLPLHIRTRRQGDRMTLSGMKGTKKIKTIFIDEKIPRELRDSWPIVEDSNGCILWLPQLKKSADFIGRKDVVDGTDHQYLLLQFHSYNE; encoded by the coding sequence ATGAAGCTAGAAAAGGTTGATCATTTTATTAACAGCTACAATTTATTAGAAAAAGGGTCAACAATTATTGTAGGTGTTTCGGGTGGTATTGATTCAATAGCATTGCTCCATTATCTATGGACAAAGCGGGAAATATGGTCACTTAAAATTGTTGTTGCGCATGTAGACCACATGTTTCGTGGCCAACAATCCAAAGATGATTTATTGTTTGTGCAAGACTATTGTAAAAAGTTAAATATTGAGTTTGAAGGGGTGTCCATGGATGTTCCTGAATTTGCAGCTGCTAAGCAAATCAGCTCGCAGGCAGCAGCCAGGGAATGCCGCTACGAGTTCTATAAAACAGTAATTCATAAATATCACGGCCGTTATTTAGCATTAGCGCATCATGGAGATGATCAAATTGAAACGATGCTGATGAGAATGGTAAGAGGAAGTTATGGGCAGGCTGTAGCAGGAATCCCTTTAAAACGACCATTTGAACATGGCATGATTATTCGGCCGTTTTTATGTCTTACTAAAAGTGAAATTGAACAATATGTTGTGCTTTCGAACTTATCTTATCGGGAAGACCCAAGCAATGAAAAGGATGATTATCAAAGAAATCGATTTAGACATCACGTATTGCCGTTTTTAAGGAAAGAAAACCCTAATGTGGCTGAACGCTTTCAAACATTAAGTCAAATGCTTACCGAGGACCATCAATTATTAGAAAGGTTAGCAGAAGAGGAATTAGCAAAGTGCATTATCCATAAAGAGGAAATGGAGATAATTTTTTCAATAAATGTTATAATTAGCTTGCCTATTTCTTTACAAAGAAGGTGTATTCAACTAATATTAAACTATCTCTATAAAGATATTCCTTCTAATGTTACTACAATACATATTAATCAAGTTTTATCTTTACTCGATAATGACCACCCTTCAGGTCAATTAAATTTTCCAAAAGGATTAATTGTAAGACGTTCATATCAACAATGTTCAATGGCATTTGAGAAGAAAATGCAAAACGTGGACTCATATTATTATAATTTATCAATACCTGGGGAAATTTTAGTAAATGGTAAATATTTAATCGAAGCTGAATGGGTGTCCGAAGTTCCGGAAAAAGTAAAAGGAATGGATTACTTCCTTTGTGATAGTAAGGGAATTTCTTTGCCATTACATATACGTACTCGGCGTCAAGGAGACCGCATGACCCTTTCTGGAATGAAAGGGACGAAAAAGATTAAAACTATTTTTATTGATGAAAAAATCCCAAGAGAACTCAGAGACAGCTGGCCGATTGTTGAAGATAGCAATGGATGCATTCTTTGGTTACCACAATTAAAAAAGTCAGCCGATTTTATAGGCCGAAAAGATGTGGTTGATGGAACCGATCATCAATACTTATTATTACAATTTCACTCATACAACGAATAA
- the hpt gene encoding hypoxanthine phosphoribosyltransferase: protein MNQDIQKILIAEDDIQQKVRELGGILSEEYKDQFPLVIGVLKGAMPFMSDLIKRMDIHLEMDFMDVSSYGASTVSSGEVKIIKDLNTQVEGRDVIIVEDIIDSGLTLKYLVDLFRYRKAKSIKIVTLLDKPAGRKVDLYADHICFEVPDEFVVGYGLDYAERYRNLPYIGVLKPVIYEGKAEE from the coding sequence ATGAACCAGGATATACAGAAGATATTAATCGCAGAAGATGACATTCAACAAAAGGTAAGAGAGCTTGGTGGCATTTTATCTGAGGAATACAAAGATCAGTTCCCATTAGTAATTGGAGTTTTAAAAGGTGCTATGCCATTTATGAGTGACCTTATAAAACGAATGGATATTCACTTGGAAATGGATTTTATGGATGTTTCCAGCTATGGGGCATCAACCGTTTCATCAGGTGAAGTAAAAATCATTAAAGACCTTAATACACAGGTAGAGGGTCGTGACGTAATTATTGTCGAGGACATAATTGATAGCGGTTTAACATTAAAATATCTTGTTGACCTTTTCCGCTATCGAAAGGCAAAGTCAATTAAGATTGTCACATTATTGGATAAACCAGCAGGTCGTAAGGTTGATCTCTATGCAGACCATATTTGTTTTGAAGTACCTGATGAATTTGTCGTTGGTTATGGGTTGGATTATGCCGAAAGATATCGGAATTTGCCGTATATTGGTGTCCTAAAACCTGTTATTTATGAGGGAAAAGCTGAGGAGTAA
- the hslO gene encoding Hsp33 family molecular chaperone HslO, with translation MSDYLIKALAYDGQVRAYAITATEMVGEGQRRHDTWPTASAALGRSMMATTMLGAMLKGDNKITVKIEGGGPIGSILVDANAKGEVRGYVSNPHVHFDLNAHGKLDVARAVGTDGFLTVVKDLGMRDHFTGQVPIVSGELGEDFTYYFATSEQIPSAVGVGVLVNPDSSILAAGGFVIQLMPGTDDETIDKVEKQIQTIPPISRLIQDGLTPEQILEKLLGEVKILEKMPVSFTCPCSRERIENAMISLGADEIRDMIEEDGKAEAQCHFCNEKYHFSKEELGELYEKTKF, from the coding sequence ATGTCTGATTATTTAATAAAGGCTTTAGCGTATGATGGTCAAGTAAGGGCGTATGCAATTACTGCTACGGAAATGGTTGGTGAGGGACAAAGACGCCATGATACATGGCCAACTGCATCAGCAGCTTTAGGCCGCTCAATGATGGCAACCACAATGTTAGGGGCAATGTTAAAGGGTGATAATAAGATTACCGTTAAGATTGAAGGTGGAGGTCCGATTGGTTCAATTTTAGTAGATGCGAATGCTAAAGGAGAGGTACGGGGGTATGTATCAAATCCCCATGTTCACTTTGATTTAAATGCACATGGTAAATTGGACGTTGCACGTGCTGTTGGTACAGATGGATTTTTAACAGTGGTGAAAGACCTGGGAATGCGGGATCATTTCACCGGGCAGGTACCAATTGTATCAGGAGAACTAGGTGAGGATTTCACCTATTATTTCGCTACATCTGAGCAAATACCTTCAGCTGTAGGTGTTGGGGTATTGGTGAATCCGGATTCATCCATATTAGCCGCGGGTGGTTTTGTAATTCAATTAATGCCTGGAACTGATGATGAGACTATTGATAAAGTTGAAAAGCAAATCCAAACGATACCACCTATTTCTAGATTGATTCAAGATGGCTTAACACCAGAACAGATTCTTGAAAAGTTGTTAGGGGAAGTTAAGATACTTGAAAAAATGCCAGTTTCGTTTACTTGTCCTTGCTCCCGAGAAAGAATAGAGAATGCTATGATCAGTTTGGGCGCTGATGAAATCAGAGATATGATTGAGGAGGATGGCAAAGCTGAAGCGCAATGCCACTTTTGCAATGAAAAATATCATTTCTCGAAAGAAGAATTGGGAGAGCTCTACGAAAAAACAAAGTTTTAA
- a CDS encoding serine/threonine protein kinase, producing MMNTSKNPEFKIEVGTIISGKWHHHSYRVIKALGYGATGYVYLAESDQGLVALKISSDSMAITSEVNVLRHFSKVQGCLGPSLLDVDDWIRPGNSKAIPFYVMEYLKGTNLLKFIENNGDEWLGVLMLQLLADLDRLHNEGWVFGDLKPDNLLVVGPPSRIRWLDVGGTTIQGRSIKEYTEFFDRGYWGLGSRRAEPSYDLFAVAMIMINAGGYPTRFSKRSETSQHLPQLTRAIQSKPILKRFEKVIISALQGRYKTAIEMRVDLIKVIGSQNERPQQDRVNNQTNPANHYRYQQKTARVNTATNGKNRANNYRAVKKNSKWKGFIETALIAVFLILAYVLYLAGQIL from the coding sequence GTGATGAATACATCGAAGAATCCGGAATTTAAAATAGAAGTTGGAACGATTATAAGCGGTAAATGGCATCATCATAGTTATCGTGTGATAAAAGCACTTGGCTATGGTGCGACAGGTTACGTTTACTTAGCTGAAAGTGATCAAGGGTTAGTAGCGCTGAAAATAAGTTCAGATAGTATGGCGATAACATCAGAGGTAAATGTACTAAGACACTTCTCTAAGGTCCAGGGCTGCCTTGGACCTTCTTTGTTAGATGTAGATGATTGGATTAGACCAGGAAATAGTAAAGCGATTCCGTTTTATGTAATGGAGTATTTAAAAGGTACAAACCTTCTTAAATTTATTGAGAATAATGGAGATGAGTGGTTGGGCGTTCTAATGCTACAATTGTTAGCTGACTTAGATCGTCTTCATAACGAGGGATGGGTATTTGGTGATTTAAAGCCTGATAACTTATTGGTAGTGGGTCCGCCATCTAGAATTCGGTGGTTGGATGTCGGGGGTACAACAATCCAAGGAAGATCAATCAAGGAGTACACAGAGTTTTTTGATAGAGGTTATTGGGGTCTTGGTTCGAGAAGAGCGGAGCCATCATATGATTTATTCGCAGTGGCGATGATAATGATTAATGCTGGAGGTTATCCTACACGTTTCTCAAAAAGAAGTGAAACAAGTCAGCATTTACCGCAACTAACAAGAGCTATACAATCTAAGCCTATACTTAAAAGGTTTGAAAAAGTTATTATATCAGCTTTGCAGGGACGCTATAAAACAGCGATAGAGATGCGTGTTGATCTAATTAAGGTAATCGGGTCACAGAACGAGCGTCCGCAACAAGATCGGGTAAATAACCAAACAAATCCTGCAAATCACTACCGCTATCAGCAAAAAACAGCAAGGGTAAATACTGCAACGAACGGTAAAAATCGAGCAAATAATTACCGAGCTGTGAAAAAAAATAGTAAATGGAAAGGATTCATAGAAACAGCCCTTATTGCGGTTTTTTTAATTCTAGCTTACGTTCTTTATTTAGCTGGACAAATATTGTAG
- a CDS encoding type III pantothenate kinase gives MIFVFDVGNTNTVLGVFEGEELKYHWRIETSRTKTEDEYAMTIKSLFEYENIHFSDITGIIISSVVPPIMFALERMCEKYFKISPLIVGPGIKTGLNIKYENPREVGADRIVNAVAGIQLYGAPLIIVDFGTATTYCYINEDKHYMGGAIAPGIGISTEALYTRASKLPRIEIARPQGIIGKNTVHAMQAGILYGYVGQVEGIVKRMKEESSVEPKVIATGGLANLIASESNVIDTVDSFLTLKGLYIIFLRNQLNERRTIDV, from the coding sequence ATGATCTTTGTTTTTGATGTAGGTAATACAAATACAGTGTTGGGTGTATTTGAAGGTGAAGAGCTTAAATATCATTGGCGAATTGAAACAAGCAGGACTAAAACTGAAGATGAATATGCGATGACGATAAAGTCACTGTTTGAGTATGAGAATATTCATTTCTCGGATATAACGGGCATTATAATTTCGTCTGTAGTACCGCCTATCATGTTTGCACTAGAAAGAATGTGTGAAAAGTACTTTAAAATAAGTCCGCTAATTGTGGGCCCTGGAATAAAGACAGGACTTAATATAAAATACGAAAATCCCCGGGAAGTAGGCGCAGATCGTATTGTGAACGCTGTAGCAGGAATACAATTATATGGAGCACCATTAATCATTGTTGATTTTGGTACAGCGACTACATACTGCTATATTAATGAGGATAAACACTATATGGGGGGAGCTATTGCGCCTGGAATTGGTATTTCCACTGAAGCGTTATATACGAGAGCATCTAAATTGCCCCGTATTGAAATAGCAAGACCCCAAGGGATAATTGGAAAAAATACAGTTCATGCTATGCAGGCTGGTATTTTATATGGTTATGTAGGACAAGTTGAGGGTATTGTAAAAAGGATGAAAGAGGAATCTTCTGTAGAACCTAAAGTTATTGCTACTGGCGGATTGGCTAATTTAATTGCTAGTGAGTCTAATGTAATTGATACTGTTGATTCATTTTTAACTTTAAAGGGGCTATACATAATATTTTTACGTAATCAGTTAAATGAGAGGAGAACAATAGATGTCTGA
- a CDS encoding peptidyl-prolyl cis-trans isomerase: protein MNKNILWGIILILLITNGFTLNAMQKYKNSAMETTGSNISGNQHENRIIATVGDKKIYYSDLMSQLENNYGMNMLKNLINHEVVFQLADKENITISDQEIEREMNFLKGIASDNFDNTPTVNEEDWKKEIEYSLLLDELLTKDVVISETELEAYYEENKQLYNLPSSYHLAKIVVSSLEEASSVIKELNNGSEFNALAMERSIDVFSASQGGNVGYVSENSDYVPPEYIEQVKNMNVGTWSRQPFKTEEGFVILFLQDAVEGKNYTFSEVKDQIRRQMALQQTEGNYSPENLWSELGVEVLY, encoded by the coding sequence TTGAATAAAAATATTTTATGGGGAATAATTTTAATCCTTCTTATAACAAACGGTTTTACTTTAAACGCTATGCAAAAGTATAAGAATTCAGCAATGGAAACTACCGGGTCAAATATTTCCGGAAATCAACATGAAAACCGAATTATTGCAACAGTAGGAGATAAAAAGATTTATTACTCTGATTTAATGAGTCAGCTAGAGAATAATTATGGTATGAATATGCTAAAAAACTTAATTAATCATGAAGTTGTATTTCAATTAGCGGATAAAGAGAACATCACGATTTCAGATCAAGAGATAGAAAGAGAAATGAACTTTTTAAAAGGAATTGCCTCAGATAATTTTGATAATACCCCGACAGTTAATGAAGAGGATTGGAAAAAGGAAATTGAGTATTCGCTTCTACTTGACGAGCTGTTGACAAAGGATGTAGTGATTTCAGAAACTGAGTTGGAAGCCTATTACGAGGAAAATAAGCAGCTTTATAATCTTCCTTCATCTTACCATTTAGCAAAAATTGTAGTTAGCTCTTTAGAGGAGGCTAGCTCGGTAATTAAAGAATTAAATAATGGCTCAGAATTTAACGCACTTGCAATGGAACGTTCAATTGATGTTTTTTCTGCCAGTCAAGGCGGAAACGTAGGCTATGTCTCAGAAAATAGTGATTATGTTCCACCTGAATATATTGAACAAGTAAAAAACATGAACGTTGGAACATGGAGCAGACAACCATTTAAAACCGAGGAAGGTTTTGTGATTTTATTTTTACAGGATGCTGTAGAGGGTAAAAACTACACTTTTTCAGAAGTAAAAGATCAAATACGCCGACAAATGGCTCTCCAACAAACAGAAGGCAATTATTCCCCGGAAAATCTTTGGTCGGAACTTGGGGTAGAAGTATTATATTAA